CGCCCAGCGTGGCGGACAGCCCCACGCGCGGCACGCGACGCCCGAGCGCCAGGTCGATGCGGTGCATCAGCGACTGCAGCTGCTTGCCACGCTCCGAACCGATGAAGGAGTGCAGCTCGTCGATCACGACGTAGGCTAGGCGCGCCAGCGTGCCGGCGATGGCGTGGCCACGGTTCACGAGCAGCGCTTCCAGCGATTCCGGCGTGATCAGCAGCACGCCGCGCGGCGCCTTCAGGAACCGTGTCTTCTGGCTCGACGCAATGTCGCCATGCCAGGGCCACACAGGGATGTCCAGGTCGGCGCACAGGGCCTCGAGGCGGCCGAACTGGTCGTTGATCAGCGCCTTCAACGGGCTGACGTAGACCACCAGGCCGTCAGCGGGCTCCCGGCGCAGCAGGTGCGTGAGCGCCGGCAGCATTGCCGCTTCCGTCTTGCCGGCGGCGGTCGCCGCGGCCACGATGACGTCGCGATCAGCCTCGACGATGAGCGGGATGGCCGCTTCCTGTGCCGGGCGCAGCTGATCCCAGCCCTGCGTCCAGATGAAGCGCCGGATCCTCTCGTCCAGCAGGAAGAAGGACTTGCTGTCGCTCACGGCCTGGCGCTCAGACCTTGAACGTGGCCAGCTCGTCGTCTTCGACGGCCGCCGAAGCCACCGCGGGCGCGTCGCCGCTGTCCGGCTCCACCTCCTGCTCGGTGCGTGCCCCGTCGTCAGCGCGGACGTCGACGGCACCGACCAGATCCTCCCAGCGCGCGCCCGGGTTCTGCTCGAGCACGGCCAGCAGGTTGATGAAGGAGGTGATCGTGGTGCGCGGCGTGCGGAAGTAGGCGTCGCCGACGCGCTTGGCGCAGTGCTCCATGAACGCCTTGATGCCCGCATCCGGGATGAGGCGCTTCTCGGCTTCGCCGAGGGCGTGCACGTGGCTGATCTTCTGCAAGAGGACGTAGAAGTCCTCTGGGGTGAGCGCCGCAAGGCGAACGACAGGGCCGCTGAAGTCCACCAGGCCGCCGGCGGCGTAGCTGTTCTGGACCAAGCGGCTCTGCAGCGCCTGGTAGCTGTAAAGGCCGCGCCGCGTGTCCATCAGGAACTCCGGCGTGCCGCCCAGGACGAAGCCCAGGCCGACCGCGCTGCCTTGCAGCGAGTCGTTGAGGATGCGCAGCAGCTGCTCGTAGTTCGCGTCGCGCGCCTGCTTGTTGGCCAGCTTGTACAGGTTGACCATCTCGTCCAGGCAGATCATCAAGCCGGCGAATCCGGCCAGGCGCACGAAGCGCGCGAACAGCTTCAGCTGGTCATACACCGAGGCGTCGTCGACGATGGTGCGCACGCCCAGCGCGCTGCGCGCGTCGGTGCGGGTCGTGAACTCGCCGCGCAGCCAGCGGATGGCGTCGGCCTTGAGCTGCTCATTGCCTTCTTCGTGGCCGCGGCAGTAGGCGGCGATCACGTCGGCGAAGTCGAAGCCGTTGACCATCTCGGTCAGCTGTTCGAGCCGCTGACGGATGACCGCCTCGGTGGTGACGCCGCCGCCTTTGGCCTCTTCTTTCGCCGTGGCGATGAACTTCTCGACGATGGCGCCCATCGCGCCGCCGTCGGGCCGCGAGCGCGTCGACAGGTTGCGCATCAGTTCGGCGTAGAGCGATCGCGCCTGGCCGCCGCTGGCGTGCAGCCGGCGATCCGGGTTCAGGTCGGCCGAGGCCACGACCAGCTTCTTCTCCAGCGCGACGGAGCGAACCAGCCCCAGGAAGAAGCTCTTGCCGGCGCCGTATTCGCCCAGGACGATGCGGAAGGCCGAGCCGCCGTTGGCGATGCGCTCGATGTCGTGCACGAGCGTCTCGACCTCGCGAGCACGGCCGA
This portion of the Methylibium petroleiphilum PM1 genome encodes:
- a CDS encoding ATP-binding protein produces the protein MTTIRTKDRDAVIQSLRAGVVPRAGQHLIQVGRAREVETLVHDIERIANGGSAFRIVLGEYGAGKSFFLGLVRSVALEKKLVVASADLNPDRRLHASGGQARSLYAELMRNLSTRSRPDGGAMGAIVEKFIATAKEEAKGGGVTTEAVIRQRLEQLTEMVNGFDFADVIAAYCRGHEEGNEQLKADAIRWLRGEFTTRTDARSALGVRTIVDDASVYDQLKLFARFVRLAGFAGLMICLDEMVNLYKLANKQARDANYEQLLRILNDSLQGSAVGLGFVLGGTPEFLMDTRRGLYSYQALQSRLVQNSYAAGGLVDFSGPVVRLAALTPEDFYVLLQKISHVHALGEAEKRLIPDAGIKAFMEHCAKRVGDAYFRTPRTTITSFINLLAVLEQNPGARWEDLVGAVDVRADDGARTEQEVEPDSGDAPAVASAAVEDDELATFKV